The sequence TTCCACAGATATTGTTGTGGAGTTAGTTGATTCGTCTGATTGTGATAGACTGGACCTAAATGGGCTCCATATTTTGTTGCTATTCTTGTCTCGTTTGTGCTTGGATCGCTCCAGGCTGTCGAGGATGCCCTCGATGATCCATTTGATGGCATCAGTGAAGATGATATTAATTTAGATCAGGTACTGATGCACAACATAGTTGTAATGATGTTTAAGCAACTTGCATGTTGGTGTCTTTAAGCTTCAGGACTGGGCTCACTTTGCTCTCATTGTGTCTCCTTCCCGTTCTCTTTATGATTCAGCGGCCACTTCAGTTGCTGGTAGCATCGCTAGTCTGCAAGAGGTAGCTGCTGAATCTTCTGTTCAAAGAAGAAACAAGCCAGACTCGGAACGCGACGACGAAGATACTAGTGTAGCTGTAGGAACGTCAATGGTTACTCCATCGTCGGTTTCTATTGACATGACTGTTCAACAGACTACTGATGATAGCTATCCTAGCCTAATGTCAAGTCCATTGGACCTCCTTCGTACAACTCCTGTTGATTTGGGGCCTTTGGATATTGATGTCGACTCATTTGCTTGGTCACAAAGTATAAGTCAGAAATACAAAGATGAGGCACTGGTAGAAGCCAATGGTTTGCAGTCATCAACAGAAGAGAAATCACTCACTCCTGGCAGTGTAGCTGCACTGAGGAAGGAGTATGAGAGTGAAACAGCTGGTGCATCAGTGGTGGCAAATGGCACGAAAACAGAGAAAAAGTCGCAGAGTCCTGAAGTTGTAGAGCCGGACAATTTGTTGGAATTACAACGAACTCTTGACAAACTAGAGCAAAACAGGATGAGACGTCAGAGGAATAGTGAAGACGGAGATATTTCCATCAGTCCAGTCGGTGACTCGGGATCCCCCGTAACAGTCGAAAGTCCTACATTTGATCATTATAACCGACAATCTGGACGACGGAGGCGAAGACCCTCAGGATCTGGTCATCCTCTTCCTTCCACTCCAGAAGGTGAAGCCGTATTGTCTGTACATTCTCCGAATAGGAATGTGAGACGTATCCAACAAACCAGCTCTCCGGCATGGTCTCGATTGGGACATTCCCTTACAGATCTCTCAAATCATCACCCCCAAGAACGTGCAAGTCGGTCACCAATCGTTCCGGCTTTCAGCTGGACACAGAACCCACATGGTTTGTACAGGACTCGTTCAGAGTCACTTGGACAAGACTTCTACCTCAGTGGAGTAGACAACAACCGTGACATTCTATACTCGCCAAGGCAATCGCCAATGTTTGGAGGAGCTGAATTAGATATGGATGTGCAGCCTGCTAAACCTCATTTCAAATGGGACAATGACAACGTAATGACAATGCCTCAAATGCACACGGAGGACGGACAAGTGTTTACATATGTAGCACCTGGTGAAATTGAGACAGATTTATAAGGCATGTtcagtgtacatacatgtaaaGTAACTCTTGCTGCTGCCATGCAGTCAATTTGCAAGTAAATTCACAATGACAGTTGTTTACTATGAGCCCCAGAGTATAGTCAATCTATTGTTTCCACATTTTTGTCATATACACAGTATGTATGAGCGGTGAATACATGCACAAGGCTATACCGAAAAACTGCGTTATGGTTTAGTGTCTGGTTTATTCCGCCCTATTACCAGTCTCTGCGACGTCGACCATTCACCAAGAGAACTACTGAACCCACTCTTGCCCTTGTTGAACGACCTAGGGCCACTAGATGTTGGTGTTGCCCTAAAATGGTACGTCCAATAAAATCGAGTTCAAACCATTAGCCGAATGTTACTGTACTTTCCAATGTTCCGCATTCTCTGTTTAGCTTCTGCTGGCATCTCTTCATCATCGTCGCTCTATACATGACATAAACGACGTGACATTATGGCATAGACGAGGAAACTGAATTGGTTACGTCTGAGTCTCCGAATGCTTTTGCTACAGCTCCCAACTTTGGCTTTATTT is a genomic window of Corticium candelabrum chromosome 11, ooCorCand1.1, whole genome shotgun sequence containing:
- the LOC134186864 gene encoding PEST proteolytic signal-containing nuclear protein-like isoform X3; protein product: MAQVERNCSDAAAGKSPGKDVEEGRTRKRPSECLKEEGGDAKVVSEKGFEKSEGTETNTSSSVKTNTIKTQFSKKKTIETEIKPKLGAVAKAFGDSDSDDDEEMPAEAKQRMRNIGKATPTSSGPRSFNKGKSGFSSSLGEWSTSQRLVIGRNKPDTKP
- the LOC134186863 gene encoding uncharacterized protein LOC134186863, which codes for MTDTASTKSFPLSAEFVERQFRSRRQQRIRHSWFSVARFKRNMLTKGVLQSFLENSSFGVVLQIVLAVVCTLICQSQELEFNAQMSLFVGPLVFPLAFSINACYQRREKVLDDLANLKASAMELFFCHRDWWKPAGLSENFLVKSLQNLRDLMGYVQAYLKKPKGKDRVTSLGRIYHCMSEIALASETLRSSRLPMSGPLVTRLIHYNNVMCWSFERLRVVRDYRSPRTIQAFSKVLIFVIPIVLSPYYVHIGNDPTKETGPKWAPYFVAILVSFVLGSLQAVEDALDDPFDGISEDDINLDQLQDWAHFALIVSPSRSLYDSAATSVAGSIASLQEVAAESSVQRRNKPDSERDDEDTSVAVGTSMVTPSSVSIDMTVQQTTDDSYPSLMSSPLDLLRTTPVDLGPLDIDVDSFAWSQSISQKYKDEALVEANGLQSSTEEKSLTPGSVAALRKEYESETAGASVVANGTKTEKKSQSPEVVEPDNLLELQRTLDKLEQNRMRRQRNSEDGDISISPVGDSGSPVTVESPTFDHYNRQSGRRRRRPSGSGHPLPSTPEGEAVLSVHSPNRNVRRIQQTSSPAWSRLGHSLTDLSNHHPQERASRSPIVPAFSWTQNPHGLYRTRSESLGQDFYLSGVDNNRDILYSPRQSPMFGGAELDMDVQPAKPHFKWDNDNVMTMPQMHTEDGQVFTYVAPGEIETDL